CGCCTTGATGCCTACCCAACCGGGTACCGGCACGGCCTGACGCACGGCGTGCTGCAGCAACTCGCCGTGCTGGCGGGAGCGGCCGATGCCGGCCCCGCGGGCGAGCCAGGTGATGTCGACGGCGGCATCGGTCTTCAGGTCGAGGAAGTCACCGGCCTCGGGAACCTCCAGGAAGGCATGGCCGCTCATGTAGGACGGCAGGCTTTCGAGGATGGCGGAGATGGCGGGAACGGCTGTCTCGTCACCGGCGAGCAGCACCTGCTGGGCCAGGCCGGGCCGCCACTCGATACCGCCGTAGGTTTCGGCCGTGCGGCACTGGGCGGCCCGGTTGTTGGGCCCGATGATGGTGAGGGCGTCGCCCGGTTTGGCGTTGAGGGCCCAGTTGGCGGCGGGCCCGCTGGTGTTGGTCAACCGCCCGGTTTCATTCACGTGCCCGGTTTCATTCACGTGCCCCGGGGCATCGAAATGCATCACGAAGTCGACGTCGATTTCCGGGTAGACGGCATCCAGCCGCGACCCGCGGACGGTGTAGGTCCGCATGGCGCCGCGAACCGCGGGGTCCAGCCCGAGCCATTCCTGGTACCAGCCGGAGGCGCT
The window above is part of the Pseudarthrobacter sp. IC2-21 genome. Proteins encoded here:
- a CDS encoding siderophore-interacting protein, producing MKTRETAAARTTNTEPMTLAFEVTVSAVQELSPNFRRITFGGYSLRDFGLSGDTRDLRIKLMIPSLGRNGQQIPLPAFNTSASGWYQEWLGLDPAVRGAMRTYTVRGSRLDAVYPEIDVDFVMHFDAPGHVNETGHVNETGRLTNTSGPAANWALNAKPGDALTIIGPNNRAAQCRTAETYGGIEWRPGLAQQVLLAGDETAVPAISAILESLPSYMSGHAFLEVPEAGDFLDLKTDAAVDITWLARGAGIGRSRQHGELLQHAVRQAVPVPGWVGIKAASGGGGPEPEDVNVDLDILWETPARMEAAVLEASRNPDMPAGAMPFYAWIAGEAAVIKDLRRYLVRDVGIDRKQVAFMGYWRRGKAEL